The following are from one region of the Anguilla rostrata isolate EN2019 chromosome 7, ASM1855537v3, whole genome shotgun sequence genome:
- the slc13a1 gene encoding solute carrier family 13 member 1, translating to MGFLSNARSFRSLIIIILTPLLLLPLPLLIGTKVAECAFILLVMSTFWMTEALPLAVTALLPALFFPLFGILKSTQVASAYFKEFHLLLAGVICSATSIKKWNLHKRIAMKLVVSVGVNPGWLMLGFMTSSAFLSMWLNNTSTTAMLMPIVEVVLQQIMNVENEVTVQRKRASTGCSNGALQLDELEEKNEKINIEEVMRCNGVGPKAVVFAIPEGRPPHSEAHMERGECYVQPISVLYNIPEETPGNTQVPIPEPVGRYRSVKDHMMCKGLSLCIAYSTTIGGLTTLTGTSTNLIFNEQMNEFYPECNCINFGNWFLLCLPITVIILLLSWVWLHWMFLGNLKSLLSYRKEKSEREKATQRVIEQEYNALGPMSTQEKVTLTILALMVLLWLVRNPGFMPGWAALFPQYSGYATDATVALLLGLMFFIIPANNSPSPQTETLVTWKEFQSCMPWEICLLVGGGFALAEGIKVSGLSIWLADLLIPLGRLPIWLITAITCGIVSTFTEVASNPATITIFAPILAPMAEVIRVNPLLILIPTTLCTSFAFLLPVSNPPNAIVFTYGHVNIIDMVKAGLGLKIIGLTVVLLGVASWGVPLFGLNTYPDWAPIHATTNTTGL from the exons ATGGGATTCCTCAGCAATGCTCGGAGTTTCCGCagcctcatcatcatcatcctcactcCACTGCTACTGCTGCCTCTTCCACTACTTATTGGCACCAAG GTGGCAGAATGTGCATTCATACTGCTGGTCATGTCTACGTTCTGGATGACTGAAGCATTGCCACTGGCAGTGACCGCGCTGCTCCCGGCCCTGTTCTTCCCCCTGTTCGGCATATTAAAATCAACACAG GTGGCTTCTGCCTACTTTAAAGAGTTCCACCTGCTGCTCGCTGGGGTCATTTGTTCTGCCACCTCCATTAAGAAATGGAACCTCCACAAGAGAATCGCCATGAAGCTGGTCGTCTCCGTCGGGGTCAACCCTGGGTG gTTGATGTTGGGTTTCATGACCAGCTCCGCCTTCCTTTCCATGTGGCTGAACAACACATCCACCACCGCCATGCTGATGCCCATTGTGGAGGTGGTCCTCCAGCAGATAATGAACGTTGAGAACGAGGTCACCGTGCAGCGGAAAAGGGCGTCGACCGGCTGCTCCAACGGCGCTCTTCAGTTGGACG AGCTTGAAGAGAAAAATGAGAAGATTAACATTGAAGAAGTCATGAG GTGTAATGGAGTGGGACCAAAAGCCGTCGTATTTGCTATTCCTGAAGGACGTCCCCCGCATTCTGAAGCACATATGGAACGCGGCGAATGTTACGTACAACCAATCAGTGTCCTGTATAACATCCCTGAGGAGACTCCAGGAAACACCCAG GTGCCTATTCCAGAACCAGTGGGCCGGTACCGCAGTGTCAAAGATCACATGATGTGCAAGGGACTGTCTCTCTGCATTGCTTACTCCACCACCATAGGGGGACTGACCACTCTCACTGGAACCTCCACCAACCTCATATTCAATGAGCAAATGAACGA gttttacccagaatgcaactGCATAAATTTTGGGAACTGGTTCCTGCTGTGCCTGCCAATAACTGTCATTATCCTTCTGTTGTCCTGGGTGTGGCTGCACTGGATGTTCCTGGGCAA CCTGAAGTCCCTGCTGAGTTACAGGAAAGagaagtcagagagagagaaggccaCGCAGAGAGTCATAGAGCAGGAATACAACGCTCTTGGGCCCATGAG CACCCAGGAAAAGGTCACTCTGACCATCCTTGCGCTGATGGTGCTGCTGTGGTTGGTCAGAAATCCTGGGTTCATGCCTGGATGGGCAGCCCTCTTCCCACA GTACAGTGGCTATGCTACTGATGCTACTGTTGCTCTGCTGTTGGGACTGATGTTCTTCATAATCCCTGCAAACAATTCCCCCAGCCCTCAAACTG AGACCCTGGTCACCTGGAAGGAATTCCAGTCCTGCATGCCGTGGGAGATCTGCCTTCTTGTCGGTGGGGGTTTCGCCCTGGCTGAGGGCATCAAG GTGTCGGGGCTCTCCATCTGGCTGGCGGACCTGCTGATCCCCCTGGGAAGGCTCCCCATCTGGCTCATCACTGCCATCACCTGTGGAATCGTCAGCACCTTCACAGAGGTGGCCAGCAATCCTGCCACCATCACCATCTTTGCACCCATCCTGGCCCCTATG GCCGAGGTCATCCGGGTGAACCCTCTCTTAATCCTGATACCCACGACTCTCTGCACTTCCTTCGCTTTCCTCCTTCCCGTCTCTAACCCTCCAAACGCCATCGTCTTCACCTACGGGCACGTAAATATAATTGACATG GTGAAGGCGGGACTTGGTTTGAAAATAATTGGACTCACTGTGGTCCTACTGGGCGTAGCCTCATGGGGCGTTCCGCTGTTTGGTCTGAACACTTACCCTGACTGGGCCCCCATCCACGCGACTACAAACACCACTGGCTTGTGA